Below is a genomic region from Methanobrevibacter sp..
CACCAGTCAAAATAGCTAAAAATTCAGGATTTCTAACTTCTTTATTTTTTTCAATTAATTTATTAATTTTCAGTAAATTTTTTGCTCCTTCCTCAATTTTTTTCTTTCCTAATTTACATTCTATTAATGCATATCTTCCATCTCTTAAATGAACAACACAATCAATTTCAGTTCCAGCATCATCGTGATAATAACGAATTTTTCCTTTCAAAGAACTGGTATAAACACTTAAATCACGAATACATAAATTTTCAAAAATAAAACCAAAAGTTTTTAATCCATCCGGCGTATCAAATGATTTTGGACTTAAATTTAATGCAGCTACTGCTATTGATGGATCAATAAATACTTTTTTATTACCTGTTCTCATTGCTGTTTTTGACCGTATGTTCGGTGCCCATCCTTTAATATCTTCAATTACAAATAAACGTTTTAATGCATTAATATATGAATAAAATGTTGTTTCACCAATATCAAAATTTGCTCTAACATCATCTAGTAAGGTTTTATTTTTCACCAATGTTGAATTATTCCGAGCAATTGAATGTAAAATAGTTCGTACTTTATCAGAATCTCTTTTAATATTATCAATTGTAGAAATGTCAGTATCACAAATATTATCTAAATAGTTATAAGCCACCATTAATTTCCCTTCATCATTATTTTGAGTTATTGTGTTTGGCCAACCTCCTCTACAAGCTACAAAAAAGAGTT
It encodes:
- a CDS encoding ATP-binding protein; this translates as MSSKYLKRKIDEDLEKYLQMIGAVLIIGPKWCGKTTTGEQHAKSILKLQDPDNIESYLMWADIQPSKLLEGEKPRLIDEWQIAPVLWDAVRTSVDNVSSYGLYILTGSTIVDESKIMHTGTGRIHRLIMRPMSLFESGDSNGKISLMELFDNPEMDINGIQSDLTMNELFFVACRGGWPNTITQNNDEGKLMVAYNYLDNICDTDISTIDNIKRDSDKVRTILHSIARNNSTLVKNKTLLDDVRANFDIGETTFYSYINALKRLFVIEDIKGWAPNIRSKTAMRTGNKKVFIDPSIAVAALNLSPKSFDTPDGLKTFGFIFENLCIRDLSVYTSSLKGKIRYYHDDAGTEIDCVVHLRDGRYALIECKLGKKKIEEGAKNLLKINKLIEKNKEVRNPEFLAILTGGKFAYTRPDGVKVIPIGCLK